The following are encoded together in the Juglans microcarpa x Juglans regia isolate MS1-56 chromosome 2D, Jm3101_v1.0, whole genome shotgun sequence genome:
- the LOC121249259 gene encoding uncharacterized protein LOC121249259, producing MDREQHELQFLGFFGIFKESFKIIFSWRKIFSKITLALIVPLSFIFLAQIKISYLLFSDIVDEKYSLENNPKNSYEHDNLSRIISSDWTYFWLFRAACFIFLVILSLLSTAAIVYTIACIFTGKETTFKKVMRIVPKVWKRLLVTFIWSFLFVVVYHIVAAVLFILWAAFIGASTVGFVIVIVLLILYLIGFVYISIVWDLASVVSVLEDVYGLKAMIKSKALIKGKMGVAVAFFILISVCLVAIEMIFEYFVVLEMVPNIAISIMVGILSFLFLVMVSLFGFVVQTVVYLVCKSYHHEDIDKPSLADHLEGYLGEYVRLRAPKDNFQLGEVQV from the coding sequence atggACAGAGAACAGCACGAGCTTCAATTTCTGGGGTTCTTTGGCATCTTCAAAGAATCcttcaaaatcatattttcatgGAGAAAGATCTTCAGCAAAATCACCCTAGCTCTGATCGTCCCACTCTCCTTTATCTTCCTTGCTCAAATCAAAATCTCATACCTCCTCTTTTCCGATATTGTAGACGAGAAGTACAGCTTGGAAAACAACCCAAAGAATTCTTACGAGCATGATAATCTCTCTCGTATCATCTCCTCTGATTGGACTTATTTCTGGCTCTTCAGAGCAGCCTGCTTCATCTTCCTTGTTATCCTCTCCCTCCTTTCAACCGCCGCAATCGTCTATACCATCGCATGCATATTCACAGGCAAAGAAACTACCTTCAAGAAGGTCATGCGTATTGTCCCAAAGGTTTGGAAAAGGCTTCTGGTCACTTTCATAtggagttttctttttgttgtagtgtaccACATTGTTGCAGCAGTATTATTCATCTTGTGGGCGGCTTTTATTGGAGCTTCTACAGTTGGATTTGTGATCGTAATAGTTCTTTTGATCTTATACTTGATTGGGTTCGTGTATATAAGCATCGTTTGGGATTTGGCGAGCGTGGTATCCGTGTTGGAGGATGTTTATGGACTTAAAGCCATGATTAAGAGCAAAGCCTTAATAAAGGGAAAGATGGGAGTTGCAGTTGCCTTCTTTATCCTGATTTCTGTTTGCCTTGTTGCAATTGAAATGATATTTGAGTATTTTGTTGTGCTGGAAATGGTACCCAATATAGCAATTAGCATTATGGTTGGGATTCTTAGCTTCTTGTTTCTAGTCATGGTGAGTCTCTTTGGTTTCGTTGTCCAAACTGTTGTCTACTTGGTCTGCAAATCGTATCACCATGAAGACATCGACAAGCCCTCCTTAGCGGATCATCTTGAGGGTTACCTAGGGGAGTATGTTCGTCTAAGGGCACCCAAGGATAATTTCCAACTTGGGGAGGTTCAAGTCTAG